A genomic segment from Cygnus atratus isolate AKBS03 ecotype Queensland, Australia chromosome Z, CAtr_DNAZoo_HiC_assembly, whole genome shotgun sequence encodes:
- the LOC118251421 gene encoding protein S100-A1-like isoform X5 — MSTPLEDAMNTLIRIFHHYSGKEGDIYKLSKAELKELLTSELTDFLSGQNDPLLVNNIMKDLDSNKDNEVDFNEFMTLVAALTVACNDFFEEQLKEEGF, encoded by the exons ATGTCCACACCACTGGAGGATGCTATGAACACCTTGATCAGGATTTTTCATCACTACTCTGGCAAAGAAGGAGACATATACAAGCTCAGTAAAGCAGAACTCAAGGAACTCCTCACCAGTGAACTCACTGACTTCCTTTCA ggCCAAAATGATCCCCTTCTGGTCAATAATATTATGAAGGATCTGGACTCCAATAAAGACAATGAAGTggattttaatgaatttatgaCTCTGGTTGCAGCTCTGACTGTGGCATGTAATGATTTCTTTGAAGAACAACTAAAGgaagaaggattttaa